TTTCAATATATTCACCTCAATTAGCATACCAGTTCCTTTTCATCTTATCATATTTACCACTAACTAAGCGTGAACATTGTGGCAATAGCACAATTTGTGCATATGCTATTACGAGAAAAGGAGGAAAGAAGTGCGCGTTCATATTGTTCAAAAGGGAGACACTTTGTGGAAAATCGCGAAGCAATACGCGGTTGGCTTTGATGAGTTAAAGCGATTAAATGCCCATTTAGCAAACCCTGACTATATTGTTCCGGGAATGGAAATCTATTTACCGGAAACGACAGCGAAAAAAGAAATGCACCATCCTGTGAAGGAACAGCCAAAGTCTGTTAAAGAGCAGCCGGTACCAACACCGGCACCAGCGCCAACACCAGCCCCAGCACCGAAAAAAGAGCAAATGGTTAAGCCGGCACCAGCGCCAGCACCAGCACCAGCTCCAATGCCGATGCCACAGCCGCAAAAGCCAATTTGGCAAGGGGATATTATTTATTTCCAGCAACCACAGCCGATGCCAATGCCGAGTTGGCAAACAAATGTACATGTTCAGCCGACATTTGAAAATACGGTGACAGTACCGCAACCAATGCCAATGCCACAGCAACCGGTTGTTCAACCACCTCCGCAGCAACCACAGCAACCGATTTTTATCGAACAACCGCAATATATCCAGCCAATGCCGATGCCAATGCCAATGCCACAAATGCCTGTGTGCCCAACGTGTCACCACATGCCAATGCCAATGCCACAAATGCCTATGTGTCCAACGTGTCATCACATGCCAATGCCAATGCCGATGCCACAAATGCCTGTATGTTCAAAATGTCATCAAATGGCCATGGAATCTCCAATGCAGATGCAACCAATGCCAATGCCACAAATGCCTGGATGTTCGAAATGTAACCAAATGGCAATGGAATCCCCAATGCAAATGCAGCCAAATATGTATATGGAACAAATGCCGATGTCGGTGCCTATGCAAATGCAGATGCAGCCGATTTTCCATGAAGAATCATCGTTGAAGAGAGATCATTGCCAGGATAAGGATCACCTAGTACACCAGTATTATGAAGAGATTGATCACATGATGCGTCAACCAAACCCTTGCTGTCACCCACAAATGATGCCGTACCAAGAAAATATCATGCCACAAATGATGCCGTACCAAGAAAATACCATGCCGCAAATGATGCCATATCATGAAAATACCATGCCACAAATGATGCCATATCCAGCAAATCAGATGCCTCAAATGCAACCAATGCCACATCCGCCGAAATCATGTCAATAGTAATTAAAGAAAATTGCTGGAAGTGGGATACACATAAAGGGTCCTTTTTTATGAAGTACTATGAAAATGGTTTTGTTGCGCAGAAAGTTAAAGCGATTCATCGAGAGCTTGAAAATATACAATTTCCATATCATATTCCACTTATAGAAAATGAAGAGCCACATATATTAAAGCAGTTTTGGTTTGAAGGAAAAAGTGCGGAGTATAAACGTTTTGAACATCAGCAGCTTTCCCTCCATGCAATCGAAAAACTGCATGAAACAAATGAAGTCATTCCTTGGGCGGAAACGGGCATCTTGTCCACGTATCAATTACAGGAGAAGTGGACGAGGAGATTTGAACGTTTTATCAATCATGAAAGAGAACTAAGACGTTTATTAAAAAGCAATTATGATATTTTAGTCAATCATGCTTCCTATGCCTTAGGTTTAATGGCTCAAATTACAGTTCCGAGTGAAAAGCAAACGATTTTACATGGGGATGTTGTTCATCATAATGTGATGCTACGTGGTGAAGACGTGAAACTTATTGATTTTGATTTAGCTTCTTTAGGAGAGGCGTCAGATGAAATTATTTTATGGCTTCATCGCGTATTACCACATGTTCAGTATGAGGTCCAGCCACTTGTAAATGACCATCATTATTTGCATAAAGCGCAGGAAAAGCTTCATTATCTGTTTTTCCCGAATGAAATATTAAGGGAATGTCTATTTTATTTAAAACTCAGCGATCGGCAAAAGCTTTCCTGCTATCCGTTTATTCAATCGATTGTTTATGACTGGATGAAAAATTATGATTCTTTTGCAAGACAAATTGATTCATTGCAAAACTGATTGGCAGTTTATAATCGATGTTAGATGGAGAAGAATATGATAAACTATTAAAGGCTGTCTTTAAAGACGGTCTTTTCTTTTTTGGTGCAACATACGTTCGGTAATTCACAGTTCTTATGCTATAATAGAGCGAGAAATGTGAGGGATAAAACGATGTATGATTATTTAAAGGGACAGGTTACTAGGGTTACACCAGAATATATTGTATTAGAGCAACAAGGCATTGGCTGGATGCTCTATACACCAAATCCATTTGCATTCCGTACATCTGCAAGTGAACAGCAAATCTATGTGTCATTACAAGTGCGTGAAGATGCCCAAAATTTATATGGATTCAATAGTTTGGAGCAACGTGAATTATTTAAAAAACTGATTCAAGTATCAGGTATCGGTCCAAAAGGTGCACTTGCTATTTTAGCGAGCGGAAATCCAACTTCAGTCATCCAGGCAATTGAAATGGAAGATGAAGCATTTTTAATCCGTTTCCCGGGTGTCGGGAAGAAAACAGCTCGTCAAATGATTCTCGATTTAAAAGGGAAACTGGACATGCTGCTTGATCACGTCGAGTTACCGAGCGCCGAAAATGAACTGCCATTATTTGGAGTGAATCCGAATGAGCATGAGTTGCAGGAAGCGATGCTGGCACTTGTCGCCTTAGGCTATTCAGAAAAAGAATTAGATAAAATCAGACCCCAATTAAGTGAAGACGAAAAGTTAACGACGACAGACGCCTATATTAAACAGGCATTAAAGCTGTTGTTGAAATTGAAATAAAAAGGAGTGAGAATCATGTCAGACCGTGTACTTTCTGGTGAAGCAACAGATGCCGAGCAGCAGTTTGAGCTATCTTTAAGACCACAACGTCTAGCGCAATACATAGGCCAGGATAAAGTGAAAGAAAACCTTAAAATCTTTATCGAAGCCGCTAAGCTACGTCAGGAAAGTCTTGACCATGTTCTCCTTTATGGTCCACCAGGTTTAGGGAAGACGACGTTAGCGATCGTCATTGCAAATGAGATGGATGTAAATGTAAAGATGACGAGCGGTCCTGCAATTGAACGGCCTGGGGATTTAGCAGCGATTTTAAGCTCCCTTGAAGCAGGGGATGTACTTTTTATCGATGAAATTCATCGCCTGCCTAGAGCGATTGAAGAAGTGCTTTATTCTGCAATGGAAGACTTCTGTCTTGATATCGTTGTCGGAAAAGGTCCTGAAGCCCGTTCGATCCGATTGGAATTGCCGCCATTTACACTCGTCGGTGCAACAACGAGAGCGGGTGCTTTATCTGCTCCACTTCGTGATCGGTTCGGTGTATTATCGCGCTTGGAATATTATGATGAGCAGTCTCTCGCTGAGATTGTTGTCCGCTCCGGCGAATTATTCGGTGTTGCGCTCGATAAGCATGCGGCATTTGAAATTGCCCGCAGATCCCGTGGGACACCTCGTATTGCAAATCGATTGTTAAAACGTGTCCGAGACTATGCACAAGTATTGGCAGATGGCATTGTTTCCACAAGTTTGGCTGAGCAGGCACTCGAGCTGCTGCAAGTTGATCCTCGTGGCCTTGATCATATTGATCATAAACTGATGCAGTCAATGATTGAACGATTCGGCGGGGGTCCTGTCGGATTGGATGCATTAGCGGCATCGATCGGGGAAGAGCGTATTACAATTGAAGATGTATATGAACCATATTTAATGCAAATCGGATTTATCCAACGAACACCACGCGGTCGAATTGCGACAAATCTAAGTTACGACCATTTCGGTTATCCGCCGACACAAAATGAATAGAAGGAAGTTTTGAACGTGAAAGTAGAAGATTTTGATTTTTATTTACCAGAGGAATTAATTGCCCAAACACCACTATTGGACCGTACAGCGAGTCGTCTAATGGTAGTAAATCCGAACTCGCTTGAAGTGGAACATCACACATTCGGTCATATTTTAGATGAATTAAATGCAGGGGATTGCCTTGTATTGAATGATACACGTGTATTGCCGGCACGGTTAATGGGTGTCAAAGCTGATACAGGTGCGAACATTGAGTTACTGCTGTTAAAACAGACAAATGACGATGAGTGGGAAACGTTAGTAAAGCCTGCAAAGCGTGTGAAAACAGGCACTGTCGTTACTTTTGGCGATGGACTATTAACGGCAACTTGTACGGGTGAGCTGGATCATGGCGGCCGTACTTTTAAATTCACATATGACGGAATCTTTTATGAAATTTTAGATCAGCTTGGTGAAATGCCATTACCGCCATATATCCGTGAAAAGTTGGA
This window of the Solibacillus isronensis genome carries:
- a CDS encoding LysM peptidoglycan-binding domain-containing protein — its product is MRVHIVQKGDTLWKIAKQYAVGFDELKRLNAHLANPDYIVPGMEIYLPETTAKKEMHHPVKEQPKSVKEQPVPTPAPAPTPAPAPKKEQMVKPAPAPAPAPAPMPMPQPQKPIWQGDIIYFQQPQPMPMPSWQTNVHVQPTFENTVTVPQPMPMPQQPVVQPPPQQPQQPIFIEQPQYIQPMPMPMPMPQMPVCPTCHHMPMPMPQMPMCPTCHHMPMPMPMPQMPVCSKCHQMAMESPMQMQPMPMPQMPGCSKCNQMAMESPMQMQPNMYMEQMPMSVPMQMQMQPIFHEESSLKRDHCQDKDHLVHQYYEEIDHMMRQPNPCCHPQMMPYQENIMPQMMPYQENTMPQMMPYHENTMPQMMPYPANQMPQMQPMPHPPKSCQ
- a CDS encoding phosphotransferase — protein: MKYYENGFVAQKVKAIHRELENIQFPYHIPLIENEEPHILKQFWFEGKSAEYKRFEHQQLSLHAIEKLHETNEVIPWAETGILSTYQLQEKWTRRFERFINHERELRRLLKSNYDILVNHASYALGLMAQITVPSEKQTILHGDVVHHNVMLRGEDVKLIDFDLASLGEASDEIILWLHRVLPHVQYEVQPLVNDHHYLHKAQEKLHYLFFPNEILRECLFYLKLSDRQKLSCYPFIQSIVYDWMKNYDSFARQIDSLQN
- the ruvA gene encoding Holliday junction branch migration protein RuvA, yielding MYDYLKGQVTRVTPEYIVLEQQGIGWMLYTPNPFAFRTSASEQQIYVSLQVREDAQNLYGFNSLEQRELFKKLIQVSGIGPKGALAILASGNPTSVIQAIEMEDEAFLIRFPGVGKKTARQMILDLKGKLDMLLDHVELPSAENELPLFGVNPNEHELQEAMLALVALGYSEKELDKIRPQLSEDEKLTTTDAYIKQALKLLLKLK
- the ruvB gene encoding Holliday junction branch migration DNA helicase RuvB; this encodes MSDRVLSGEATDAEQQFELSLRPQRLAQYIGQDKVKENLKIFIEAAKLRQESLDHVLLYGPPGLGKTTLAIVIANEMDVNVKMTSGPAIERPGDLAAILSSLEAGDVLFIDEIHRLPRAIEEVLYSAMEDFCLDIVVGKGPEARSIRLELPPFTLVGATTRAGALSAPLRDRFGVLSRLEYYDEQSLAEIVVRSGELFGVALDKHAAFEIARRSRGTPRIANRLLKRVRDYAQVLADGIVSTSLAEQALELLQVDPRGLDHIDHKLMQSMIERFGGGPVGLDALAASIGEERITIEDVYEPYLMQIGFIQRTPRGRIATNLSYDHFGYPPTQNE